tttttaattttaagttctgGCAACACTGAGACCAGATAAAAATAGCAATACTTCTCAACGTACTTGGGGATGAAGCAGTGagtatatttaatacattaaaacccGGTCCAGATAAAGATTTAAAGAAGTTTGACGACGTTGTTGAGTTATTTGAAGAATACTGCATGCGAAGAAAGAATGTTGTGTTTGAgagattcaaatttttctcttgcGTTCAACAAGAAGGGCAGCAGGTAGACAGCTATCTTACTGAACTGAAAACGTTAGCTTCCGCATGTGGTTTCGGCAGCCAAGAAAACGACTTTATCCGTGACAGGCTGGGACTGGGAATTAGAGAAAAAGCCCTCCTAGAAAGACTACTCCGAGAGACTGATTTTACATTGCAGAAGGCAGCTGATTTTCTTAGATCAACGGAGACAAGTAAAGTTCAACTGGAAACTGTCACTGCAGCATCTCAAGTGCATGAAATTAAGCGAAATCACCCTAAAATAGCAGTTGTGCAAAAAAGCCAGAAAAGTGATACGTTTAAGTGTTATCGATGTGGGAAACACCATGCAAAAAAGAGTTGCCCTGCATTTGGCAGAACATGTGCGAAGTGTAAACAAAAAAACCACTTTGCAGCAGTGTGTAAAACAGCAAAACCTACACAAAAAAGTGTTAACCAAATTGAAAACACCTCTGATAATGCTTCTCTGTTTATAGATAGTTTAACATTTGGAAAGTGTCACGTCAATGATTCCGTTatagaagataaaaattttagtgtacATAGTTTAGAGAAGGTTTGGTTAACAAAAGTTGAAGTAGAAGGGTAATGACATTGAATTTAAACTTGATTCTGGTGCAGAAGCAAATATATTGCCACTTACTGTATTTAATAGCATGATATTATCTgttgataaaaaattgattgataCGAAAGTAACGTTGTTGTCATATGGTGATTTTGAGTTAACACCAAAAGGtgaaattgatttgaaatgtGTACGTGGTAGAGATGAagtctttttgaaatttattgttatcgATGTAACATCAAAACCTATTTTGGGTCTGAAAGCTTGTCAgatgttgaatttaattaagaagGTGCATGtgataaattcttttgataAGGAAAGTGTAATAAATGGGAATATTGATCTCTTTAGTAACTTAGGTAGATTCTCAGGGGATCCATATCATATTGAATTAAAGCCTGATGTAAAACCAATAATTGATGCACCTAGAAGGGTACCATTAGCCattcttgataaattaaaaagtgctttagatAACCTAGAAGCTAAGGACataattagaaaagtaaataaacctACTGATTGGGTTAATAGTCTTGTGGTTGTGGAGAAACCTAATGGGAATCTTCGAATTTGTCTTGACCcgaggaatttaaataaaagtataaaatgggAGCACCATATCATTCCTGCGGCTGAAGAGCTAATTAGTAGGTTAGAGggtaaaactgtattttctgTCTTGGATCTTAAAGATGGTTTCTGGCAAGTGCCTTTAGACGACGAGAGTGCAGATTTGTGTACATTTAATTCCCCATTTGGCCGTTATCAGTTTTTAAGATTGCCGTTTGGTATTATATCGGCACCTGAAGTTTTCCAGAAACGTAATGTACAATTGTTTGATGATATTGAGGGAGTAGAAATCTATTTTGATGATATCATAGTGattggtaaaaataatattgaacatGATGTAGCACTTAATAAAGTTTTCGAACGGGCAAAgcaatgtaatataaaatttaacccTGAGAAATTTCAGTATAGAGTGAGTGAGGTTATATACATGGGACAAATAGTGTCTAAAGAAGGAATAAAAGCTGATCCACAGCATATAAGAGCGATAACTGAAATGGAAATTCCAACTGATAAAGATGGTGTGAGGTTATTCTTGGGTATGGTAAGCTACCTCTCAAAATTTATTCCTAATGTATCAACAATTACTTCTCCTCTTAGAACTCTTTTAAgggataaaattgaatttaattggcAACCTGAACACAATATTGCATTTGGTAAGATTAAGGATTTGTTAAGCTCTTCCTTTGTATTAAAAGTGTATAATAGTTCTAAACCTAGTGTAATACAATGTGATAGTTCTANAGTTCTAAAGATGGGATTGGGGCATGTCTTATTCAAGAGGGTCACCCAGTGTCTTATGCTTCTAGAAGTCCCACTGAGACAGAGCAGAATTATGCTCAGATAGAGAAGGAGATGTTGGCGATTTTTTTTGCTGTACAGAAGTATCATAATTTTGTGTATGGTAAAAAGTTTGTAGTTCAAAGTGATCATAAACCTTTAACAAGTATTGTTAAAAAGCCAATGTATGCTATATCTTCAAGGCTACAAAGGATGCTTCTTAAGttgataaaatatcaatttgaaattgTGTATGTAAGAGGGAGTGGGATGTTTTTAGCTGACACTCTCTCTCGAGCCTATATAAAAGATAAGGTAAATGATGACCCTGATATGCTTAATGCTGTACATACTGTCAAACAATTTCCAATAAGTAAGAGAAGAGTTGAACAATTTATAAATGGTATAAAGTCTGATCcagtgttaaaatttgtttatgattATTGTGAAAAGGGTTGGCCAAAAGAGGCACAAAGTGTTCCTCAGGAAGTAAAACAttacttcaaaattagaaatgaattgTATTTAGAATGTGGGTTGTTACTTAAAGACTCAAAAATAGTTATTCCATCTTCTCTTAGAcatgaaatgttattattaatacacGAGGGACATTTTGGTATTGAGAAAAGCAAAAACCGAGCTAGGGAAGTGATGTATTGGCCGGGTATGTCAAAAGACATTGAgttgttagttttaaaatgtgaaatttgtcaaaaatttcaaaagtctaACGTTAAAGAACCTTTAATATCTCATTCATTACCTACTAagccttttgaaaaaatagcaaTAGATATATTGAACTTTCAAAATGTAAGTTATTTAGTTGTAGTATGTTATTACTCTAAATGGATTGAGGTGATTAGGCTAGGTAGTAAAACAATTGctgaaattagtaaaaaactaaaatcttgTTTTTCGCGATATGGAATTCCATCAGTTGTAGTAAATGATAACAGTCCCTTCAATAGTTATGAATTTAAGAGCTTCGCAAAAGAATGAGATTTTGAGTGTATTTTTGAAAGCCCGCGATATCCGAAAAGCAATGGCATGGCTGAGAGTGCTGTTGGTATTGTAaaagccattttaaaaaaagcatttgaagaTCGAAAAGAATGGGTAGTTGCAATTATGGAATATAGGAACACTCCTATTTCAGGGCTAAATTTATCTCCTGCTCAGTTACTATATGGGCGCAGATTAAGAACTAAAATTCCAATTCACAACAAATTGTTAAatgttgaagtttttaaaaacattgagaaACAGCTTGGGCAAAAACAGGATCGGCAGAAACGTTATTATCTACACTAAAAGTCGGTGATGTAGTGACAgcttataatttcaataaaatgtttggGAACCTGCCCGGGTTATAGAGAAACACAAAAATCCTAGatcttatattattaaaacaaattcagaTAAAACGCTGGTAAGGAACCGCATACATTCAACACCTACTATGATTGAATTTAAGTCTGCAGCAGTTCCGGACTTTGAATTTCCTGATAATTCTGGTTCTGATGGAGCAAATGTTTTGGTAGGGCCTCAGAGAAATAACTCAGACAGTTCGTATAGAACAAGATCTGGAAGAAGGGTCATTAGACCTCactatttaaatgattttatatgcAACTAGTAGTATTGTGTTTAATTTGTGAgtgaacttttaaaatgtatatcattaattttattctgactGAATTTCAAGATCTTCAAGGAGGGGTGTCACATATGTGTTTTAACTGTGATTTTATTGATGCATTTATGTTGTTTGGGTTCAGTCTCAGTACTTGTTCTGTTCTGGCCTGAGCGGTTGCtgtcttattttgataatgtttatgtttaataaatatacttttaatgaaacttGAAAGCTTTGCATTTCTTGAAGGTACAAGAGAGAAACAAGTTTCAGTTAAATACTGCAAAGAAAATCGtgaaaaatcaagttttaaaaattttttttttagtaatttaagaCAATCAGCacgctaaaaaaaaaactttttaaaagataaaaaatcaagcactttttacaaaaccacaataaaatatttaaaaaaaaaaaaaacttaaatggcttttaaaatatgaaaataaaaaataagcatctttaagcacttttcaaaaatgctagGCACTCTGTTATGTTAGAAAACAAAGGTAGATTTCATCACATACCTTgcttatatatattagataattgtttttcaaatttaaaaagctaaattattttctacaaatgCCTCTAGTCAGacaatgaacaaaataattaaacaaatttttatgaatagatGCATTGTAAATAAGGGAACGTTATTTGAGTGATAGCTCATATGCTTTTGCAATTATTgttactcataaaaaaattttacttaaggaatacaatttttattaagaaaataaatagtaaaaagttacagctaatctttttttctttttcttaatttcattattttttcttcttgtcttctttttttcttctcttcatttattttataaattatttttaataattcacagaagaaattagtttatgtttagaaaacaatattatttttgttgaagtttAACATAATATAAAGGCTTTTTCAGAGTAGCTGAATAACCAAACTGCCagacattaataaatatagtaataaaattttgagaaagtaattttgaatagatttaaagagaaatattaaatgtgCAACATAAAGTTAGTTTATAATCCAAGGTTTAGGTTATTATTCagggataaaatttttatccaagaatgaaattattattaaggaaTGATGTAATTGTTTAATGGTTTGTTAAATTAGGATATCATCAAGTGTTATAAATCCCGCTGATAACAACAGAATTTAAGTTTGAATCTTACTAAAGACTATTGCAGATagttttaaaagggaaaaatttctCTTTCCCTTGGCACCAAGCCAGCTGAAGTTCTCTGCCACAGAATTGCTCAGTAGTTTCACCAACGTTCTCTTTACGGTGGCATCCACGGTTCCACCACCACAAGTAGATAGTCTTTTGATctaacaaataaattcaaattagttgAAACACTTAAAACAACTCAAATACCATCAATTTACTATTAAACCACATACCAAAATTTCTTGAGTCTTAGAATCTGCTAACTCCTTTTCTACTTGATCAATATCTTCCATTGAAGATAttggaagaataaaatttaattcttcttcAGAATTATTCTGTACCACAGCATTAgctagaaggaaaaaaaattacttttaaaatttattatcacagtcaataaatgctgaaatat
The sequence above is drawn from the Parasteatoda tepidariorum isolate YZ-2023 unplaced genomic scaffold, CAS_Ptep_4.0 HiC_scaffold_1329, whole genome shotgun sequence genome and encodes:
- the LOC139427309 gene encoding uncharacterized protein; this translates as MRRKNVVFERFKFFSCVQQEGQQVDSYLTELKTLASACGFGSQENDFIRDRLGLGIREKALLERLLRETDFTLQKAADFLRSTETSKVQLETVTAASQVHEIKRNHPKIAVVQKSQKSDTFKCYRCGKHHAKKSCPAFGRTCAKCKQKNHFAAVCKTAKPTQKSVNQIENTSDNASLFIDSLTFGKCHVNDSVIEDKNFSVHSLEKVWLTKVEVEG